Proteins from a genomic interval of Nasonia vitripennis strain AsymCx chromosome 3, Nvit_psr_1.1, whole genome shotgun sequence:
- the LOC100678958 gene encoding uncharacterized protein LOC100678958 has protein sequence MDHHHQVAAADSTVRSQDSNNSSDSKESKASKMTDSTRTSSKPESCLESKHSKDGLIETGRRQQHQKPRQQQPQPPQEPKDDSNVLMFTSCGQLLLGVVLVVFGVLVLVHGAALSGSGAGLWAGAGALVAGALGVVATLATSSSGRTTSGFSSAHLASSLVALALSNMAAITALTAVVRDSQRAAPDVTQLTLPDDESIEVEEGWAGLLASIGLLVASVAELFVSGYTCVTLAPKLCGCLRPSDDQADDEDVTVTTTVDGKTLKTRNMVHQWVIAQNHPVACGKNQPIYVVQPLVPMHPMMQTPYGMPAPHGKFAGGFLPPPSAAYGAVPMLPAHMAAAAYPARPPSQIARGKQQQQKKRRHSSEHSDSGGEARQRRSSSQQQQSANKPMASIGEDSQLQQDLARTYTGLDKRISEEFISIAMDPERKSKASSHHGSEIGANK, from the exons atggatcatcatcatcaagTAGCAGCTGCCGACTCGACGGTCAGGAGTCAGGACTCCAACAACAGCAGCGACtcgaaggagagcaaagcgtCGAAGATGACGGACAGCACGAGGACGTCGTCGAAGCCCGAGAGCTGTCTCGAGTCCAAACACTCGAAGGATGGACTGATCGAGACGGGAAGGAGACAGCAGCATCAGAAGCCCAGGCAGCAACAGCCGCAGCCACCGCAGGAGCCTAAGGACGACTCGAACGTGCTCATGTTCACGTCCTGTGGACAGCTGCTGTTGG GTGTCGTGCTGGTGGTCTTCGGTGTCCTGGTTCTAGTCCACGGCGCCGCACTGAGCGGTTCGGGAGCTGGTCTCTGGGCAGGCGCAGGTGCCCTGGTAGCCGGTGCTCTGGGCGTAGTCGCAACCCTGGCCACGAGTTCGAGTGGTAGGACGACTTCCGGCTTCTCCTCGGCGCATTTGGCCTCGAGCCTCGTAGCTCTGGCCCTGTCCAACATGGCTGCGATCACCGCACTCACGGCGGTTGTCAGGGATTCTCAGAGGGCTGCGCCGGACGTCACGCAGCTCACGCTTCCG GACGACGAAAGCATCGAAGTGGAGGAAGGCTGGGCCGGTTTGCTGGCCAGTATCGGCCTCCTGGTGGCCAGTGTCGCCGAGCTCTTTGTTTCGGGCTACACCTGCGTCACCCTGGCGCCTAAACTTTGCGGCTGTCTCAGACCATCCGACGATCAggccgacgacgaggacgtcaCCGTCACGACTACCGTTGACGGCAAGACCCTCAAGACCCGAAATATGGTGCACCAGTGGGTCATAGCTCAGAACCATCCGGTAGCCTGCGGTAAGAACCAGCCGATATACGTCGTACAGCCGCTCGTGCCTATGCACCCCATGATGCAG ACTCCGTACGGAATGCCAGCGCCGCATGGGAAATTCGCCGGTGGCTTCCTTCCACCACCATCCGCAGCCTACGGAGCCGTACCCATGCTACCGGCCCACATGGCTGCAGCAGCCTATCCCGCCAGGCCGCCCTCGCAAATC GCCCGAGGcaagcagcaacagcagaagAAGCGCCGTCACTCCTCCGAGCATTCGGACAGTGGCGGTGAGGCCCGTCAGCGACGTTCCTCCAGCCAACAGCAGCAATCGGCTAACAAGCCGATGGCCTCGATCGGCGAGGACAGCCAGCTTCAGCAGGACCTCGCGCGCACCTACACTGGCCTCGATAAACGCATCTCCGAGGAATTCATCTCCATAGCTATGGACCCCGAGAGGAAATCCAAAGCCTCGAGCCATCACGGAAGCGAAATCGGCGCCAACAAGTGA